The following are encoded in a window of Periplaneta americana isolate PAMFEO1 chromosome 13, P.americana_PAMFEO1_priV1, whole genome shotgun sequence genomic DNA:
- the LOC138711794 gene encoding uncharacterized protein: MFGARVSLLILFLSSFYQDLETKDVKCDIGAPAMEGFTYYEFTKTEKPFRFTTLTNSKIFTDGICYFADNFYSDTFKAATRPNSFGEKRRQEVLVGFRKTYFKNGKLIMDYKPTPKINIFTVLSGNYTVLATDNSFYLILGACLESFEKPFIRVLTRGRHLDEHREKDLRKELKSLGFDESKFMRINRTICPSVSHD, from the exons GTGCGAGAGTATCACTGCTGATTTTGTTCTTGTCAAGTTTCTATCAAGATTTGGAAACTAAAGATGTAAAATGTGACATTGGAGCGCCTGCCATGGAAGGCTTCACTTACTACGAA ttCACAAAAACCGAAAAACCGTTTAGGTTTACTACGTTGACAAACTCGAAAATATTTACCGACGGTATCTGCTACTTCGCCGACAATTTTTACTCGGATACTTTTAAAGCTGCTACAAGACC GAATAGCTTCGGCGAAAAACGGCGTCAGGAAGTGCTTGTTGGATTCAGAAAGACTTACTTCAAGAATGGTAAACTGATTATGGATTACAAGCCTACTCCCAAGATAA ATATCTTTACAGTCTTGAGTGGTAACTACACTGTACTAGCAACGGATAATTCCTTCTATTTAATACTGGGTGCTTGCCTTGAAAGCTTCGAAAAAC CTTTTATTAGAGTTCTCACTCGCGGTCGACATTTAGATGAACACAGAGAAAAAGATTTAAGAAAAGAACTGAAGAGTTTGGGATTCGACGAAAGTAAATTCATGCGCATCAACCGCACGATTTGTCCGTCTGTAAGTCATGATTAA